AATTTCCTTGCGAAACTAATTGGGTGAAATCACCTCAATTTCAGCTCCGTGAGAGAGAATTTCTTGTCGAAAATCATACGTTGGTCGTAAAAAATATTCAAAAAAGGTGTAATTATCTTCCGTTTCGATTTCTTTTTGAGAATGATGTAAACGTCTTTGAGTACCGACAGCTTGGTAATTACGCTCACAGGAGGTCAAGGAAACTGAAAAACTCGCTTTGCCTTTCAGTTTATGAATGACCTAGCACAGTGTTACAAAGTAGGGCATATTTCTATCGAGGAGAATCCTGAAAGCCGTTTGTACAAGGAAAAAGCCTATCAGTATTTGAACCCCACGGCTCTGAACAATATCGAAGCTCACGATGTACGCTCACTTTCCGAAATTGATAAAATCATTCGTGAAAATGAGGTTATTGTGATAGATAGTTTTCAGAAAATCAAAGAGATTGACAGCAAATTTGAAGTGGATAAAGATTTGCGTAAAAAATACAACGGCAAATTGTTTTTAGTCATTTTCCAACAAACCACAGACGGCAAAATGCGAGGCGACAGCAAATCCCAATTTGATGGCGATATTATTCTTTTCACAGAAAAATTCCCGAATTATCAGGAAAATTATGTGTATCCAGACAAAAACCGATACAACCATATCCCCGCCGACCAACTGAAATACAATATTTTTCAGCAAAGGCTGTTACCTATTGAAACCGAAGAGCAAACAACTGAAAATCAAACGTATAATAAAATTTATTAAGAATATGTCAAAAGTTTTTATCACAAACGTTGAAAAGTTTCCTTTCAGATAGGAGTTGATTTATTAGGCTTCCCCCGTTATACTCCCTTTTATACTCAGTACGGATTAAATGGGTAATATTCAACATAAAAAAATACGCCTAAAAGCGTATTTTTCAAATAGTTATAACTTTGTAGCGGGAACAGGACTCGAACCTGTGACCTTCGGGTTATGAGCCCGACGAGCTACCTACTGCTCTATCCCGCGATTTTCTGAGTGCAAATGTACAACAATATTTTATATTACCAAATTTATTTGCGATTTTTTTTGAAGGGGCACATTAAAAGCCTATTTAAATTTTTA
This genomic window from Capnocytophaga canimorsus contains:
- a CDS encoding WYL domain-containing protein, with translation MTSCERNYQAVGTQRRLHHSQKEIETEDNYTFFEYFLRPTYDFRQEILSHGAEIEVISPN